In Morganella morganii, the following are encoded in one genomic region:
- a CDS encoding ParD-like family protein translates to MGIVKISDELHEYLRRASTVMSRSINAQAEFWIKIGMQAEMNPDKTFTMLVSEMLEKESVSRKGEQHE, encoded by the coding sequence GTGGGTATTGTTAAAATCTCCGATGAATTACATGAATATCTGCGCCGGGCGAGCACAGTGATGTCGCGCTCTATCAATGCTCAGGCAGAATTCTGGATCAAAATCGGAATGCAGGCTGAAATGAATCCGGATAAAACCTTCACAATGCTTGTCAGCGAAATGCTGGAAAAAGAGTCTGTCAGCCGGAAAGGAGAACAGCATGAGTAG
- the trpS gene encoding tryptophan--tRNA ligase, with amino-acid sequence MSVHHTQSVILTGDRITGPLHLGHYTGSLQQRVRLQHSAVQYILMADMQGLTDNGAQPEKVNRYFYDVAADYLAAGIDPARSVICLQSALPALAELTLLYLNLVTVSRLERNPTVKQEIIQKQFSRTLPAGFLIYPVSQAADITAFKADLVPVGEDQLPMIEQTNEIVSKINHVTGQELLVHCRAEVGKTGRLPGIDGNGKMSKSLGNAINLSVSADDLTRAVNAMFTDPQHLRVSDPGRIEGNVVFAYLDAFHPDTALVAEMKARYQAGGLGDRECKSVLNECLQALLAPIREERARLMADKPYLLSVIRRGTEKAREVTQQTLDQVKRGMGLLIF; translated from the coding sequence ATGTCTGTTCATCACACCCAATCCGTTATTCTGACCGGCGACCGTATCACCGGGCCGTTACACCTCGGACACTATACCGGCTCGCTGCAACAGCGGGTCAGACTTCAGCATTCTGCCGTGCAGTATATTCTGATGGCGGATATGCAGGGACTGACGGATAACGGTGCGCAACCCGAAAAAGTAAACCGTTATTTTTATGATGTAGCGGCGGATTACCTGGCGGCAGGCATCGATCCCGCCCGTTCGGTGATTTGTCTGCAATCGGCGCTGCCCGCACTGGCTGAACTGACACTGCTGTATCTCAATCTGGTGACCGTTTCCCGGCTGGAGCGGAATCCGACGGTTAAACAGGAAATCATTCAGAAGCAGTTCTCCCGTACACTGCCGGCCGGATTTCTGATTTATCCGGTCAGCCAGGCGGCGGATATCACTGCGTTTAAAGCTGATCTGGTGCCGGTCGGGGAAGATCAACTGCCGATGATTGAACAAACCAATGAGATTGTCAGCAAAATCAATCATGTTACCGGGCAGGAATTACTGGTTCACTGCCGTGCTGAAGTCGGTAAAACCGGCCGCCTGCCGGGGATTGACGGTAACGGTAAGATGTCCAAATCACTGGGAAATGCCATTAATCTCTCTGTCAGTGCGGATGACCTGACGCGTGCCGTCAATGCTATGTTTACCGATCCGCAGCATCTGCGGGTGTCTGATCCCGGCCGGATTGAGGGCAATGTGGTGTTTGCGTATCTTGATGCGTTTCATCCGGATACAGCCCTGGTTGCTGAGATGAAAGCCCGTTATCAGGCGGGCGGTTTAGGCGACAGGGAGTGCAAATCAGTGCTGAACGAATGCCTGCAGGCACTGCTGGCACCGATCCGTGAGGAGCGGGCGCGGCTGATGGCGGATAAACCTTATCTGCTTTCGGTTATCCGCCGCGGGACAGAAAAAGCGCGGGAAGTGACACAGCAGACGCTGGATCAGGTAAAAAGAGGAATGGGGCTGCTTATTTTTTGA
- a CDS encoding DMT family transporter, protein MPYLFLTLAACFWGGNYVVGHLLVTEADPVILSQLRWLVTAVLLMTLYFSQVKQQWEFMKKAKGIILFLSLCGQVLFPVTLYIGLQYTTALNAAIYMSATPSIVLLINALVFKEKIQGKNYIGVLLSTLGVIYLIFKGNLNFSEVISHLNKGDLWALGSAISWALYCAFLRLKPREVKGNAFVAISSVTGSLMMLPILIIYLFSHDFQISNMGNYASPLFISGLAYLVIFPSWLSYLLWNKGILTIGATRGEIFSHLIPLSGGFFGVLFLSEKLHSFHFLSGALIISGIYFCSSAKKQG, encoded by the coding sequence ATGCCTTATTTATTCTTAACGCTGGCGGCGTGTTTCTGGGGCGGGAACTATGTTGTCGGGCATCTTTTGGTGACAGAAGCCGACCCGGTGATTTTATCGCAACTGCGCTGGCTGGTGACGGCGGTTTTACTGATGACGCTGTATTTCAGTCAGGTGAAACAGCAGTGGGAATTCATGAAAAAGGCAAAAGGGATAATTCTGTTTCTGTCATTATGCGGACAGGTTTTATTCCCGGTCACATTGTATATTGGTCTGCAATATACCACAGCACTTAATGCTGCTATTTATATGTCGGCAACGCCGTCAATTGTTTTACTGATCAATGCGCTGGTGTTTAAAGAAAAAATTCAGGGGAAAAATTATATCGGCGTATTATTGAGTACGTTAGGTGTGATTTATCTGATATTTAAAGGTAATCTGAATTTTTCAGAAGTGATCAGTCATCTGAATAAAGGAGATTTGTGGGCACTGGGGTCCGCCATCAGCTGGGCGTTGTATTGTGCTTTTTTAAGACTGAAACCCCGTGAGGTGAAAGGTAATGCATTTGTGGCCATCAGCTCGGTGACCGGCAGCCTGATGATGTTACCAATACTGATTATTTATCTGTTTTCACATGATTTTCAGATCAGCAATATGGGAAATTATGCCTCGCCGCTGTTTATATCCGGGCTTGCCTATCTGGTTATTTTTCCGTCTTGGCTATCATACCTGCTGTGGAATAAAGGTATCCTGACTATCGGTGCAACAAGAGGGGAGATTTTCTCTCACCTGATCCCACTGAGTGGCGGTTTCTTTGGTGTTCTTTTCCTCAGTGAAAAATTACACAGTTTCCATTTTTTAAGTGGTGCTTTAATTATTTCCGGAATTTATTTTTGTTCTTCTGCGAAAAAACAGGGGTAA
- a CDS encoding type VI secretion system baseplate subunit TssF, producing MPGDVIIIFRPLLPDLLEATGITQCTPCYPPITDNHAYWNLLSHYSANSFMLSSVDSVKQLISDYVLYQDTDRQRCKQINQLLSGIHAVDSVLDDRLVRGKPYRCLDLTMTLDPHKYDNTGDAFMFVMHLYHFFPFCLSENMMLKMNVQFTDNDTVWHLAPYLLNGYKSLI from the coding sequence GTGCCCGGAGATGTCATAATCATATTCCGCCCGCTGCTGCCGGATCTGCTGGAAGCCACCGGCATCACACAATGCACGCCGTGCTACCCGCCGATAACGGATAATCACGCTTACTGGAATCTGCTGTCACACTACAGTGCCAACAGCTTTATGCTGTCGTCAGTGGATTCGGTAAAACAGCTGATCAGCGACTATGTGCTGTATCAGGATACAGACCGGCAGCGCTGCAAACAGATAAACCAGCTGCTGAGCGGTATTCACGCGGTTGATTCAGTACTGGATGACCGCCTTGTCCGGGGAAAACCTTACCGCTGTCTGGATCTGACAATGACTCTTGATCCGCATAAATATGACAATACCGGCGATGCCTTTATGTTTGTCATGCACTTATATCATTTCTTCCCGTTCTGCCTGTCAGAAAATATGATGCTGAAAATGAATGTGCAATTTACCGATAATGATACGGTCTGGCATTTGGCGCCTTATTTACTGAACGGGTATAAATCACTGATTTAA
- a CDS encoding VOC family protein, whose product MFKPNSIILYVSDVEKSTRFYTRLLNAEPVEQYSEFSVFALSDDMILGLQAKSGIDPAPQPHIGGTEICMSDISNREVDVIFRKWSELDAKIIMKPAMLDFGYTFVATDPDGHRLRVCATDTTNID is encoded by the coding sequence ATGTTTAAACCAAACAGCATTATTCTGTACGTCAGCGACGTTGAGAAAAGTACCCGTTTTTACACCAGACTTCTTAATGCAGAGCCTGTTGAACAATACAGTGAATTTTCTGTTTTTGCCTTATCGGACGATATGATATTAGGACTTCAGGCAAAATCCGGTATCGACCCTGCACCACAACCACATATTGGCGGTACGGAAATATGCATGTCAGATATCAGTAACCGGGAAGTTGATGTGATTTTTCGCAAATGGAGTGAACTGGATGCGAAGATTATTATGAAACCCGCAATGCTGGATTTCGGCTACACTTTCGTGGCAACCGACCCCGACGGACATCGCCTGAGAGTCTGTGCGACTGACACCACAAATATTGATTGA
- a CDS encoding DUF1240 domain-containing protein, with the protein MYSFLWLFFHFILLIIGPMYMDKKLISEGYIECPKASFRSSTVYVADTGLCKK; encoded by the coding sequence ATATATTCCTTTCTTTGGCTATTTTTTCATTTTATTTTATTAATAATCGGTCCGATGTACATGGATAAAAAACTTATATCTGAGGGATATATCGAATGCCCGAAAGCCTCATTCAGGTCATCAACGGTTTATGTTGCTGATACTGGTTTGTGCAAAAAATAA
- a CDS encoding YfhL family 4Fe-4S dicluster ferredoxin → MALLITERCINCDMCEPECPNEAISMGDSIYEINPDLCTECVGHYDKPTCQSVCPITNTIIIDPEHTETQEMLWDKFVLMYHADKI, encoded by the coding sequence ATGGCGTTACTGATTACCGAACGTTGCATAAACTGCGATATGTGCGAACCTGAGTGCCCTAATGAAGCAATTTCAATGGGGGATTCTATCTATGAAATTAATCCTGATTTATGTACTGAGTGTGTCGGGCATTATGATAAACCGACCTGCCAGTCAGTCTGTCCGATTACCAACACCATTATTATCGATCCTGAGCATACCGAAACACAGGAAATGCTGTGGGATAAGTTTGTGCTGATGTATCACGCCGATAAGATTTAA
- the acpS gene encoding holo-ACP synthase, which yields MAIVGIGTDIVEISRIEAVIGRSGDRFAKRILSDAEWDVYRQHKQPVRFLAKRFAVKEAASKALGTGIRQGLAFNQFEVSNDSLGKPNLTFLGYAGELAAAREVTHYHVSIADERHYACATVILETNT from the coding sequence ATGGCAATTGTCGGCATTGGTACAGATATTGTTGAAATAAGTCGTATTGAAGCGGTTATCGGGCGTTCCGGCGACCGCTTTGCAAAACGGATCCTCAGTGACGCGGAATGGGACGTGTACCGGCAGCATAAACAGCCGGTGCGCTTTCTGGCCAAGCGGTTTGCGGTTAAAGAAGCGGCATCCAAAGCACTGGGCACCGGGATCCGTCAGGGGCTGGCGTTTAACCAGTTTGAAGTCAGTAATGATTCACTCGGCAAACCTAATCTGACCTTTCTCGGCTATGCCGGAGAACTGGCTGCCGCCCGTGAAGTCACACACTACCATGTCTCTATTGCCGACGAGCGTCATTACGCTTGTGCTACGGTTATTCTCGAAACAAACACCTGA
- the pdxJ gene encoding pyridoxine 5'-phosphate synthase has product MSEVLLGVNIDHIATVRNARGTNYPDPVQAAFVAEQAGAEGITVHLREDRRHITDRDVELLRQTIQTRMNLEMAVTDEMVDIACRIRPAFCCLVPEKRQEVTTEGGLDVAGQKEKIARAVKRLTEAGIKVSLFIDPDHTQIDAADDVGAPFIEIHTGAYADAETSQEEDKEFIRIKDAVAYAAGKGLKVNAGHGLNYHNVQRVAALPAIYELNIGHAIIGRAVFSGLAAAVADMKTLLREARR; this is encoded by the coding sequence ATGAGTGAAGTTTTATTGGGTGTAAACATTGACCACATTGCAACTGTCCGTAATGCACGCGGCACCAACTATCCTGACCCGGTTCAGGCGGCATTTGTCGCAGAGCAGGCGGGGGCGGAAGGTATCACTGTGCATCTGCGCGAAGACCGCCGTCATATCACCGACCGTGATGTGGAACTGCTGAGACAAACCATTCAGACCCGTATGAACCTGGAAATGGCGGTCACTGATGAAATGGTCGATATCGCCTGCCGTATCAGACCGGCATTCTGCTGTCTGGTACCGGAAAAGCGTCAGGAAGTTACTACGGAAGGCGGTCTGGATGTTGCCGGTCAGAAAGAAAAAATCGCCCGTGCGGTGAAACGTCTGACTGAAGCCGGAATTAAAGTCTCCCTGTTTATCGACCCTGACCATACCCAGATTGATGCTGCGGACGATGTCGGCGCGCCGTTTATTGAGATCCACACCGGTGCTTATGCGGACGCGGAAACGTCTCAGGAAGAAGACAAAGAATTTATCCGTATCAAAGATGCGGTTGCCTATGCGGCTGGTAAGGGCCTGAAAGTGAATGCCGGACACGGTCTGAACTATCACAACGTCCAGCGTGTTGCGGCACTGCCGGCGATTTATGAGCTGAATATCGGCCATGCGATCATCGGCCGTGCGGTCTTCAGCGGACTGGCTGCTGCTGTTGCGGATATGAAAACCCTGCTGCGGGAAGCCCGTCGTTAA
- the era gene encoding GTPase Era, with protein sequence MSEENTYCGFVAIVGRPNVGKSTLLNQLLGQKVSITSRKPQTTRHRIMGIDTQDNYQIIYVDTPGLHIEEKRAINRLMNRAASSSIGDVELVIFMVEGTNWTPDDEMVLNKVRSLRCPVLLAINKVDNVEDKTKLLPHIAFLSQQMDFLDVVPLSAEKKMNVDTIANIVRQHIPQAPFHFPEDYITDRSQRFMASEIIREKLMRFLGDELPYSVTVEIEQFVVQDNGVFQINGLILVEREGQKKMVIGNKGSRIKTIGTESRIDMERLFDARVHLELWVKVKAGWADDERALRSLGYVDDLK encoded by the coding sequence ATGAGCGAAGAAAACACCTATTGCGGCTTTGTCGCGATAGTCGGACGTCCCAATGTGGGCAAATCCACCTTACTGAACCAGTTACTGGGGCAGAAAGTCTCTATTACCTCGCGGAAACCGCAGACCACGCGGCACCGCATTATGGGGATCGATACACAGGATAATTACCAGATTATCTATGTGGATACCCCGGGGCTGCATATTGAGGAGAAACGGGCAATCAACCGCCTGATGAACCGTGCGGCCAGCAGCTCCATCGGTGATGTTGAGCTGGTGATTTTCATGGTTGAAGGTACCAACTGGACGCCGGATGATGAGATGGTACTGAATAAAGTCCGCTCTCTGCGCTGCCCTGTACTGCTTGCCATCAACAAAGTGGACAACGTGGAAGATAAAACCAAACTGCTGCCGCATATTGCGTTCCTCAGCCAGCAGATGGATTTCCTCGACGTGGTGCCGCTCAGTGCAGAGAAGAAAATGAACGTCGATACCATTGCGAACATTGTGCGTCAGCATATTCCGCAGGCGCCGTTCCACTTCCCGGAAGATTACATCACTGACCGTTCACAGCGTTTTATGGCCTCTGAAATCATCCGTGAAAAACTGATGCGTTTCCTCGGCGATGAACTGCCGTACTCGGTGACTGTGGAAATCGAACAGTTTGTTGTGCAGGACAACGGCGTATTTCAGATCAACGGTCTGATCCTCGTTGAGCGCGAAGGCCAGAAAAAAATGGTTATCGGCAACAAAGGCAGCCGTATCAAAACGATCGGGACTGAATCCCGTATTGATATGGAACGCCTGTTTGATGCCCGTGTTCACCTCGAACTGTGGGTGAAAGTCAAAGCCGGCTGGGCAGATGATGAACGTGCTCTGCGCAGCCTGGGTTATGTTGACGACCTGAAGTAA
- the rnc gene encoding ribonuclease III, whose translation MNPIVINQLQRKLGYTFTRQDLLMQALTHRSASSKHNERLEFLGDSILSFVIANDLYHRFPKVDEGDMSRMRATLVRGNTLAELAREFNLGECLRLGPGELKSGGSRRESILADTVEALIGGIFLDSDIQTIERIILSWYESRLNEISPGDKQKDPKTRLQEYLQGRHLPLPNYLVVQVKGEAHDQEFTIHCQISGVEQPVKGTGSSRRKAEQAAAEQALILLELE comes from the coding sequence ATGAACCCGATAGTGATAAACCAGCTGCAGCGAAAACTCGGCTATACTTTTACCCGTCAGGACTTATTAATGCAGGCACTCACTCACCGCAGTGCCAGCAGCAAACATAACGAACGCCTGGAATTTCTCGGCGATTCTATTTTAAGTTTTGTTATTGCCAATGATTTATATCACCGCTTCCCGAAAGTGGATGAAGGGGATATGAGCCGGATGCGCGCCACACTGGTGCGCGGAAATACCCTGGCGGAACTGGCCCGCGAATTTAACCTCGGCGAATGTCTGCGCCTGGGGCCCGGGGAACTGAAAAGCGGCGGCAGCCGCCGTGAATCGATCCTCGCGGATACCGTCGAAGCCCTGATTGGCGGGATTTTTCTCGACAGTGATATTCAGACAATTGAGCGGATTATCCTCAGCTGGTATGAATCCAGACTGAACGAAATCTCGCCCGGGGATAAACAAAAAGACCCGAAAACCCGGTTACAGGAATACCTTCAGGGGCGGCATCTGCCTCTGCCGAACTACCTGGTTGTTCAGGTAAAAGGTGAAGCTCACGATCAGGAGTTCACCATTCACTGCCAAATCAGCGGTGTTGAACAGCCGGTAAAAGGAACCGGTTCCAGCCGCCGGAAAGCCGAACAGGCCGCGGCGGAACAAGCATTAATTTTGTTGGAGCTTGAATGA
- the lepB gene encoding signal peptidase I, whose product MANTFALILTLATLVTGIIWAVNKFKIQPARKKKLARMAELTEGTMDQAHLAETVAKPGWVEGTASLFPVLAIVLIVRSFIYEPFQIPSGSMMPTLLIGDFMLVEKYAYGLKDPITQTTLIKTGEPKRGDIVVFKYPEDPRVDYVKRVIGLPGDKVVYDPYAKELQVYPGCTKDQSSCETLPVTYGQEYESEWAIRWEKSPLGGSFMSGGARQFPIEDDMEVGYRRQAERIENLGPVAHHILTVPEITPDSISGQRLFRQPGLPEYTWVVPEGHYFMMGDNRDNSADSRVWGFVPEQNLVGRASFIWLSLEKQEGEWPTGLRLSRFGRIE is encoded by the coding sequence ATGGCGAACACCTTTGCGCTGATCCTGACCCTGGCAACGTTGGTTACCGGGATCATCTGGGCGGTGAATAAATTTAAAATTCAGCCGGCCCGTAAGAAAAAACTGGCGCGCATGGCGGAGCTGACTGAAGGAACCATGGATCAGGCCCATCTGGCTGAGACTGTGGCCAAACCGGGCTGGGTGGAAGGTACCGCATCCCTGTTCCCGGTGCTGGCGATTGTCCTGATCGTGCGCTCATTTATTTATGAGCCGTTCCAGATCCCGTCCGGGTCCATGATGCCGACGCTGTTAATCGGCGACTTTATGCTGGTGGAAAAATACGCGTACGGGTTAAAAGACCCGATCACGCAGACCACCCTGATCAAAACCGGGGAGCCGAAGCGCGGTGATATTGTCGTGTTTAAATATCCGGAAGATCCGCGTGTCGATTATGTCAAACGTGTGATTGGCCTGCCGGGCGATAAAGTTGTTTATGACCCGTATGCCAAAGAGTTACAGGTCTATCCGGGCTGTACCAAAGACCAGAGCAGCTGTGAAACCCTGCCGGTCACCTATGGTCAGGAGTATGAAAGCGAGTGGGCTATCCGCTGGGAAAAATCCCCGCTGGGCGGCTCCTTTATGAGTGGCGGCGCACGTCAGTTCCCTATCGAAGATGATATGGAAGTCGGTTATCGTCGTCAGGCGGAACGGATTGAAAACCTGGGGCCGGTTGCTCACCATATTCTGACTGTTCCGGAAATCACCCCGGACAGCATCAGCGGGCAGCGCCTGTTCCGTCAGCCGGGATTACCGGAGTACACCTGGGTGGTGCCGGAAGGGCATTACTTTATGATGGGTGATAACCGCGATAACAGTGCGGACAGCCGCGTCTGGGGATTTGTGCCTGAGCAAAACCTGGTCGGCCGTGCAAGCTTTATCTGGTTAAGCCTTGAAAAACAGGAAGGTGAATGGCCTACCGGTCTGCGCCTGAGCCGTTTCGGACGGATAGAATAG
- the lepA gene encoding translation elongation factor 4 — MNHIRNFSIIAHIDHGKSTLSDRIIQICGGLSDREMAAQVLDSMDLERERGITIKAQSVTLDYTAQNGETYQLNFIDTPGHVDFSYEVSRSLAACEGALLVVDAGQGVEAQTLANCYTAMEMNLEVVPVLNKIDLPAADPERVAEEIEDIVGIEAADAVRCSAKTGVGVTDVIERLVRDIPPPEGDPDAPLQALIIDSWFDNYLGVVSLIRIKNGTLRKGDKIKVMSTGQVYNADRLGIFTPKQVDKEILRCGEAGWVVCAIKDILGAPVGDTLTGARAPADKPLPGFKKVKPQVYAGLFPVSSDDYEAFRDALGKLSLNDASLFYEPESSTALGFGFRCGFLGLLHMEIIQERLEREYDLDLITTAPTVVYEVETTSGEIVYVDSPSKLPPLNNIEELREPIAECHMLLPQQYLGNVITLCIEKRGVQTNMVYHGNQVALTYEIPMAEVVLDFFDRLKSTSRGYASLDYNFKRFQASDMVRVDILINSERVDALALITHRDNSMYRGRELVEKMKDLIPRQQFDIAIQAAIGMHIIARSTVKQLRKNVLAKCYGGDVSRKKKLLQKQKDGKKRMKQVGNVELPQEAFLAILHVGKD; from the coding sequence TGCTCATATCGATCACGGTAAATCCACGTTATCAGATCGCATTATTCAGATTTGCGGCGGCTTATCCGACCGTGAAATGGCAGCGCAGGTTCTGGATTCAATGGATCTGGAACGCGAACGCGGCATTACCATCAAAGCACAGAGCGTGACGCTGGATTACACCGCACAGAATGGTGAAACGTACCAGCTCAACTTTATCGATACCCCGGGACACGTTGACTTTTCTTATGAGGTCTCCCGTTCACTGGCTGCCTGTGAAGGGGCGCTGCTGGTGGTTGATGCGGGGCAGGGGGTTGAGGCGCAGACGCTGGCAAACTGCTATACAGCGATGGAAATGAACCTGGAAGTTGTCCCGGTTCTGAACAAAATTGACCTGCCTGCTGCCGACCCGGAGCGGGTGGCGGAAGAGATTGAAGATATCGTCGGGATTGAAGCCGCCGATGCGGTGCGCTGCTCGGCGAAAACCGGTGTGGGCGTGACCGATGTGATCGAACGCCTGGTACGTGATATTCCGCCGCCGGAAGGTGACCCTGATGCGCCGTTACAGGCACTGATTATTGACTCCTGGTTTGATAACTATTTAGGGGTTGTGTCTCTGATCCGGATTAAAAACGGCACACTGCGCAAAGGCGACAAAATCAAAGTGATGAGCACCGGTCAGGTGTATAACGCCGATCGCCTCGGGATCTTCACACCAAAACAGGTCGATAAAGAGATCCTCAGATGCGGTGAAGCCGGCTGGGTGGTCTGTGCGATTAAAGACATTCTCGGGGCACCGGTCGGCGATACGTTAACCGGCGCACGCGCACCGGCGGATAAACCGCTGCCGGGCTTTAAAAAAGTCAAACCTCAGGTCTATGCGGGTCTGTTCCCGGTCAGTTCTGATGACTATGAAGCTTTCCGTGATGCACTTGGTAAACTGAGCCTCAACGATGCTTCCCTGTTCTATGAGCCGGAAAGCTCTACCGCACTGGGCTTCGGTTTCCGCTGCGGCTTCCTGGGTCTTCTGCATATGGAGATTATCCAGGAGCGTCTGGAGCGTGAATATGACCTCGATCTGATCACCACCGCGCCGACCGTTGTTTATGAAGTGGAAACCACCAGCGGTGAAATCGTCTATGTCGACAGCCCGTCCAAATTGCCGCCGCTCAACAATATTGAAGAGCTGCGCGAGCCGATTGCGGAATGTCATATGCTGCTGCCGCAGCAATACCTCGGTAACGTGATTACCCTGTGTATCGAAAAACGCGGTGTGCAGACCAATATGGTTTATCACGGTAATCAGGTTGCTCTGACCTATGAAATTCCGATGGCGGAAGTGGTGCTCGATTTCTTCGATCGCCTGAAATCCACCTCACGCGGCTACGCATCACTGGATTACAACTTCAAACGTTTCCAGGCGTCTGACATGGTGCGTGTTGATATCCTTATCAACAGTGAGCGGGTGGATGCACTGGCACTGATTACGCACCGCGATAATTCTATGTACCGCGGCCGTGAGCTGGTGGAGAAGATGAAAGACCTGATCCCTCGTCAGCAGTTTGATATCGCGATCCAGGCTGCCATCGGTATGCATATTATTGCGCGTTCAACAGTGAAACAGCTGCGTAAAAACGTTCTGGCGAAATGCTACGGCGGTGACGTCAGCCGTAAGAAGAAACTGTTGCAGAAACAGAAAGACGGTAAGAAACGCATGAAACAGGTCGGTAACGTTGAGTTACCGCAGGAAGCGTTTTTAGCCATTCTCCATGTCGGCAAAGATTAA